In Aquabacterium sp. OR-4, the following proteins share a genomic window:
- a CDS encoding calcium-binding protein translates to MRGTNGPDNFNGGLGDDSIGGAGGDDRIDGGPGNDSLAGDAGDDIVIGNTGNDRVHGGDGNDTLQGDDGNDALYGESGNDTLQGGAGDDALDGAQGDDLLDGGSGNDTLNAGYGSNTFLFGRGDGQDRLYYNYNGGDGSRVNTLQFKAGVAPADVVVRQAYDNYFGGGNNALALSIAGTTDSVTVNGFFYSDDPANAYNGLQRVRFDDGTEWDIATLVAMAQTFSDGNDSVRGTNGPDNFNGGLGDDSIGGAGGDDRIDGGPGNDSCG, encoded by the coding sequence GTGCGCGGCACCAATGGGCCCGACAACTTCAACGGCGGGCTGGGCGACGACAGCATCGGCGGCGCCGGTGGCGACGACCGGATCGATGGCGGGCCGGGCAACGACAGCCTGGCCGGCGATGCGGGTGACGACATCGTCATCGGCAACACCGGCAACGACCGTGTTCACGGCGGCGACGGCAACGACACGCTGCAGGGCGACGACGGCAACGACGCGCTCTACGGCGAGAGCGGCAACGACACGCTGCAGGGCGGCGCCGGCGACGACGCGCTCGACGGTGCCCAAGGCGACGACCTGCTCGATGGTGGCAGCGGCAACGACACGCTGAACGCCGGCTACGGCAGCAACACCTTCCTGTTTGGCCGCGGCGATGGCCAGGACCGGCTCTACTACAACTACAACGGCGGTGACGGCAGCCGCGTCAACACGCTGCAGTTCAAGGCCGGCGTGGCGCCGGCCGATGTGGTGGTGCGCCAGGCCTATGACAACTACTTTGGTGGCGGCAACAACGCGCTCGCACTGAGCATTGCCGGCACCACCGACTCGGTCACCGTCAACGGGTTCTTCTACAGCGACGACCCCGCCAACGCCTACAACGGCCTGCAGCGCGTGCGCTTTGACGATGGCACCGAGTGGGACATTGCCACGCTGGTGGCCATGGCGCAGACCTTTTCCGACGGCAACGACAGCGTGCGCGGCACCAATGGGCCCGACAACTTCAACGGCGGGCTGGGCGACGACAGCATCGGCGGCGCCGGTGGCGACGACCGGATCGATGGCGGGCCGGGCAACGACAGCTGCGGGTGA